From Streptomyces zhihengii, the proteins below share one genomic window:
- a CDS encoding DUF397 domain-containing protein, giving the protein MTDTGAGDLRWFKSSHSSSEPDSSCVEVAADRSAVHVRDSKDTSLPSLTLGRGAWAGFVAGVGERRPA; this is encoded by the coding sequence ATGACCGACACAGGCGCAGGAGATCTGCGCTGGTTCAAGAGCAGCCACAGCAGCAGTGAGCCGGACTCCAGTTGTGTCGAGGTCGCCGCCGACCGCTCCGCCGTCCACGTTCGGGACTCGAAGGACACATCCCTCCCCTCGCTCACTCTCGGGCGGGGCGCCTGGGCGGGGTTCGTGGCCGGTGTCGGGGAGAGGCGACCGGCATGA
- a CDS encoding VOC family protein has translation MSDGEPLSRQAASDAVGDLGWRYLLGTLRTAVPVATVGRAAEAVRIAVEACGADADGHLVADVRPGQAVLALQSVRAAAVTGRDAELAHRISAALGAAGLRTEPGRGEAPRSVQLVEIAIDALDIPAVRPFWKAVLGYADEAEADGQADAVVDPLGQGPAVWFQQMDAPRPQRNRIHFDVCVPHDEADARIAAALAAGGRLVSEDRAPAFTVLADAEGNEVCVTTWQGREG, from the coding sequence GTGAGTGACGGGGAGCCGCTGAGCCGGCAGGCCGCGTCCGACGCGGTCGGGGATCTCGGGTGGCGGTATCTGCTGGGGACGCTGCGGACCGCCGTGCCCGTGGCCACCGTCGGCCGCGCCGCCGAGGCCGTGCGCATCGCCGTGGAGGCGTGCGGGGCCGACGCCGACGGGCACCTCGTGGCCGACGTCCGGCCCGGGCAGGCCGTGCTGGCGCTCCAGTCGGTGCGGGCCGCCGCCGTGACCGGCCGGGACGCGGAACTGGCGCACCGGATCAGCGCCGCGCTCGGTGCGGCCGGGCTGCGGACGGAGCCCGGCCGGGGGGAGGCGCCCCGGTCGGTGCAGCTCGTGGAGATCGCGATCGACGCGCTCGACATTCCGGCCGTCCGCCCGTTCTGGAAGGCCGTGCTCGGCTACGCGGACGAGGCGGAGGCCGACGGCCAGGCGGACGCGGTCGTCGATCCCCTCGGGCAGGGCCCGGCGGTCTGGTTCCAGCAGATGGACGCCCCGCGCCCGCAGCGCAACCGGATCCACTTCGACGTGTGCGTGCCCCACGACGAGGCGGACGCCAGGATCGCGGCCGCGCTCGCGGCCGGGGGCCGTCTGGTGTCCGAGGACCGCGCCCCGGCGTTCACGGTGCTGGCCGACGCGGAGGGCAACGAGGTCTGCGTGACCACCTGGCAGGGCCGCGAAGGCTGA
- a CDS encoding DUF397 domain-containing protein yields MTRDLVWFKSSYSTGEVDSDCVEVAADRSAVHVRDSKDTSRPALALGRGAWAVFVAGVGER; encoded by the coding sequence ATGACGCGAGACCTGGTCTGGTTCAAGAGCAGCTACAGCACCGGCGAGGTCGACTCCGACTGCGTCGAGGTCGCCGCCGACCGCTCCGCCGTCCATGTGCGTGACTCGAAGGACACTTCGCGACCCGCGCTCGCCCTCGGGCGTGGTGCCTGGGCCGTGTTCGTGGCGGGGGTTGGGGAGAGGTGA
- a CDS encoding DUF397 domain-containing protein produces MEPAWFKSSYSSGEPGSDCVEVAATPSVVHVRDSKDTSRPALTLGRGAWAEFVAGAGE; encoded by the coding sequence ATGGAGCCGGCCTGGTTCAAGAGCAGCTACAGCAGCGGGGAGCCCGGTTCCGACTGCGTCGAGGTCGCCGCCACCCCCTCCGTCGTCCACGTCCGGGACTCCAAGGACACTTCGCGACCCGCGCTCACCCTCGGGCGGGGCGCCTGGGCCGAGTTCGTGGCGGGTGCCGGTGAGTGA